The DNA sequence GATTGGGAAATTCCTTGTGACGGACAAGAGATTGACGAAGCTTGCACACCCCTTCGATCACGTCCACCAAGTCATACACGATCCGGTTCTCCAGGCCCAGCATCAGATCCAGTTTGCGAAGACCGATGTCGGTATCGAGCAGACAAACCTTTCGACCCAGCTGAGCCAGTCCGATCCCCACCGATGCGACGGTCGTCGTTTTCCCCACGCCGCCCTTTCCGCTGGTCACCGTAATCGCCACGGGTTCATGATTCATTTTCGCTACTCCTTTCTCAAACCCTCTTAAAGATCGATTCTTCTCGTGGGTCGACGGTCCGGCGGCGCCCAAAGCCGTGGCCCACCGATCAATCTCCTCTTCCCCAACGCTTCTTTGCCTTTCAACTGGTTACATTTCGGAAGCTTTGACAACAGATTACAAGTTTCATCAATATTGTAACAAACATGGAAAGAGAAAAAAAGTAATTCGTTGGGAAAGAAGGCGAAAAAGAGGAGAAATGAGCGCCATGGTCCCTGTGCGACATTGACAGTCAATCCGAATCTTTCGGCTTCCTGTTCTGTTTTTCAAAATGCTCCAGTTCCTTGGAAAACAGTTTCCAGATAACCATCGCCAAAGCGGCGTCATCCACATAGCCGAAAAGCGGGATCAGGTCGGGAACGAAATCCGTCGGCAAAAAGAAATACACAAAGCCGGCTCCCACCATGAGTTTCTTGGCGAGGCTCGTCTCAGGATGCCGAAAATAGTCCATCATCAGCTTCAATGTGCGCAGCACCCTTCCAACCCCGCCCGCCCGCTGGATTTTTCGGTCCAGCTTCTCCATGAAGATCGCCCCCTCGAAGATCATGCGCCAACCCGAACAGCCCGGCGCAGGCGGCTCGTTACAAGAACTTTTCACCGCAATAGGGACAGGTATCTACAAGCTCTTTCAGCTGATTTCCACACTCCGGGCAGACGAAAATCGCCTCTCCGACCACTGTTTGAAACTCGGACAGTGCACGTGGGTTGTCCGACGCAACGGCTGTCCGCCGCTCTCCGTCGGGCTCATTTTTGTCGGAAGATACGGTTTGCGAAACGATGGGTTCAGAATGACGTCGGTGGGAGGAGGCATCGGATGCCTGGGGCTCCGACGCGGTGTTGCGTGCATCGGTGGAGGGGGGCATGGCATGGGGGATCGGAGCTTGACATACGGGGCAGTGTTCCGTCCCTCGGTCGAAAACGGCACCGCATTCGGGACAGTCCACCTTTCCCCGCACTGAAAGCAGCTCCCGCTCCATGGCTGTGATATCGGCCTGAAACTGGCGAATCAACTGGAGGACTTCCTTCATATCCCCGCTGAGAACAAGGCGCTCCCCCTTGTTCTCATTCCATGCTTCATATACAAGGATGCCCAAACGACGATATAATCGGTTGATATCTTCTTTTTTCCCTCGAATCCGCAGGTTTAATCGGCTGATTTCGACCATTTGCTGAGACTTATGACTGGCGGTCTCCACACCCTTTTCCACGCGCTGCTTCAGTTCCTTCCAGAGCTTCAACCGGAACCCCTCCATAACCTCAATTCCCTTCAATCATAGACGATATCAGATCAATCCCCGGTTCACAAGAAGGGCGGACAAAAAGAAAAACCCCGGGGGGCCGGGGGTAAAGATTTCGACGCGATGATCTCTCCTGACCTGTCAGAAATCGTCGCCCCATCCGGGACCGCCCCAGGGACCGGGCCCAAAAAAGCCGGGAGGCATATCCCAGGGATCCTCCCCCCAGGGACCCGGGGGACCGATAAATTCCGGATCGGGTCCACCCCACGGGCCGCCGGGGGGATACCTGCCGTCCAGC is a window from the Planifilum fimeticola genome containing:
- a CDS encoding YkvA family protein, translated to MEKLDRKIQRAGGVGRVLRTLKLMMDYFRHPETSLAKKLMVGAGFVYFFLPTDFVPDLIPLFGYVDDAALAMVIWKLFSKELEHFEKQNRKPKDSD
- a CDS encoding zinc ribbon domain-containing protein, giving the protein MKLWKELKQRVEKGVETASHKSQQMVEISRLNLRIRGKKEDINRLYRRLGILVYEAWNENKGERLVLSGDMKEVLQLIRQFQADITAMERELLSVRGKVDCPECGAVFDRGTEHCPVCQAPIPHAMPPSTDARNTASEPQASDASSHRRHSEPIVSQTVSSDKNEPDGERRTAVASDNPRALSEFQTVVGEAIFVCPECGNQLKELVDTCPYCGEKFL